A genomic region of Bernardetia sp. ABR2-2B contains the following coding sequences:
- the rnr gene encoding ribonuclease R produces the protein MTKKKKTKNEKNPRLNREEIQKLATGLIETLAKSKSESFTLRQLYKRIGLTEKEQKENLREIVETASAENNATSKKEVKEEKKQEPQNKTTSTTQKQQHQNNQKQPSKEVVKETVREIPVQKKVLSNDVDSKQDVNKAKSANELQKNEHIGVVDLGRDSAYIICDGLEEDAWVGGHKIKGAITGDTVKIRLTGKQKGKNPEAEIVEIIERGRTEFVGNVQLLNRFAFVVVESKKLKMDIFVPLDNLNGATNDDKVVVKIVKWTEEKGKNPVGEVTEILGKAGENEAEIHAIMVEFGLPMDFDEKLIKKAEEVKDDLTPQEFKKRRDFRPILTFTIDPHDAKDFDDAISLSYLPNGNYEIGVHIADVTHYIRPNTLLEKEAQKRATSVYLVDRVVPMLPERISNNLCSLRPQEEKLAFSAVFELDKHGSVHKRWYGKTVIYSDRRFTYEEAQERIETKEGDYADEINVLNDLAKKLQAKRFKHGAISFETQEVKFKLDENGKPLGVIPKVRKDAHKLVEEFMLLANKSVAEFVYRYKNGKEKNTMIYRVHDDPDPDKLANLKAMAKSFGYDINVEPEHFAASLAKLVQETEGKPEYETLQSLAIRSMAKAIYTTKATGHFGLAFEHYSHFTSPIRRYPDMMAHRLIEKYLKKNIKSVNPEKYESMARHSSDMEKRASDAERASIRFKQAEFMSAHIGEVFEGMVTGVTEWGLYVEITSTACEGMIRLSDLKGDYFEYEPKNQRVVGRKSNKTYTLGNKVEVRVKGVDMEKRTIDLLMETEEDNYVSSNKSRKPRRGRK, from the coding sequence ATGACAAAGAAAAAGAAAACCAAAAACGAGAAAAATCCTCGTTTGAACCGTGAAGAAATACAGAAATTAGCCACAGGACTCATAGAAACACTTGCTAAAAGCAAATCTGAAAGTTTTACGCTTCGTCAGCTATACAAAAGAATTGGCTTGACAGAAAAGGAACAGAAAGAAAATTTAAGAGAAATTGTAGAAACTGCCTCTGCCGAAAATAATGCTACTTCGAAAAAGGAAGTAAAAGAGGAAAAAAAACAAGAGCCTCAAAACAAAACAACTTCTACTACTCAAAAACAGCAACATCAAAATAATCAGAAGCAACCCTCAAAAGAGGTAGTCAAAGAAACTGTTAGAGAAATTCCTGTACAGAAAAAAGTTCTTTCTAATGATGTAGATAGTAAACAAGACGTAAATAAAGCAAAATCAGCTAATGAACTACAAAAAAATGAACATATTGGAGTTGTAGATTTAGGGCGTGATTCTGCTTATATTATTTGTGATGGACTAGAAGAAGATGCTTGGGTGGGAGGACACAAAATAAAAGGAGCAATAACAGGAGACACTGTAAAGATTAGACTGACAGGAAAACAAAAAGGTAAAAATCCAGAAGCTGAAATTGTAGAAATAATAGAGCGTGGAAGAACTGAATTTGTCGGAAACGTACAACTACTCAATCGTTTTGCTTTTGTAGTTGTAGAATCAAAAAAGCTCAAAATGGATATTTTTGTTCCTTTAGATAATCTAAATGGAGCAACCAATGATGATAAAGTTGTTGTTAAGATTGTAAAGTGGACAGAAGAGAAAGGTAAAAATCCTGTTGGAGAAGTAACTGAAATATTAGGAAAAGCAGGAGAAAACGAAGCCGAAATTCACGCTATTATGGTAGAATTTGGTTTACCAATGGATTTTGATGAAAAGCTAATTAAGAAAGCAGAAGAAGTAAAAGATGATTTAACACCTCAAGAATTTAAGAAACGTAGAGATTTCCGTCCTATTCTTACTTTTACAATTGACCCACACGATGCGAAAGATTTTGATGATGCCATTTCACTTTCCTATTTGCCAAACGGAAATTACGAAATAGGCGTTCATATTGCAGATGTTACGCATTATATTCGTCCGAATACCTTATTAGAAAAAGAAGCTCAAAAACGTGCAACTTCGGTTTATTTGGTAGATAGAGTTGTTCCGATGCTTCCAGAAAGAATTTCAAATAATCTATGTTCTCTGCGTCCACAAGAAGAAAAACTAGCTTTTTCGGCTGTATTTGAATTAGACAAACACGGAAGCGTACACAAACGTTGGTATGGCAAAACAGTCATTTATTCAGACCGTCGTTTTACATATGAAGAAGCACAAGAGCGCATCGAAACAAAAGAAGGCGACTATGCAGATGAAATAAATGTACTCAATGACCTTGCAAAAAAACTACAAGCCAAACGATTCAAACACGGAGCAATTAGTTTCGAAACACAAGAGGTAAAATTTAAGTTAGACGAGAATGGAAAGCCTTTAGGTGTCATTCCAAAAGTCAGAAAAGATGCTCATAAACTGGTAGAGGAATTTATGCTTTTAGCAAATAAAAGTGTAGCCGAATTTGTGTATCGCTATAAAAATGGAAAAGAAAAGAATACGATGATTTATCGTGTACACGACGATCCAGACCCAGATAAATTGGCAAATTTGAAAGCAATGGCAAAAAGCTTTGGATATGATATAAACGTCGAACCCGAACACTTTGCAGCTTCTTTAGCCAAACTTGTACAAGAAACAGAAGGCAAACCCGAATACGAAACACTTCAATCATTGGCTATTCGTTCGATGGCAAAGGCAATTTATACGACAAAGGCAACAGGACACTTCGGACTTGCCTTTGAGCATTACTCTCACTTTACATCGCCTATTCGTCGCTATCCTGATATGATGGCGCATCGCCTGATAGAAAAATACTTGAAGAAAAATATTAAATCTGTCAATCCAGAAAAATATGAAAGTATGGCTCGTCATTCTTCAGATATGGAAAAACGTGCTTCTGATGCAGAACGTGCTTCTATTCGCTTCAAACAAGCCGAATTTATGTCTGCTCATATCGGAGAAGTTTTCGAAGGAATGGTTACAGGCGTAACAGAATGGGGACTTTATGTAGAAATTACCTCAACAGCCTGTGAAGGAATGATTCGCTTATCAGATTTGAAAGGAGATTACTTTGAATATGAACCAAAGAATCAGCGAGTAGTTGGTCGTAAGTCTAATAAAACATATACACTCGGAAATAAAGTAGAAGTACGAGTAAAAGGAGTAGATATGGAAAAGAGAACAATAGATTTATTGATGGAAACAGAAGAAGATAATTATGTCAGTTCAAATAAATCTCGCAAACCCCGTAGAGGAAGAAAATAA